In Gouania willdenowi chromosome 17, fGouWil2.1, whole genome shotgun sequence, one DNA window encodes the following:
- the LOC114478919 gene encoding vacuolar protein sorting-associated protein 4B-like, whose protein sequence is MSNNNLQKAIDLASKAAQEDKAQNFEEALRLYQAAVQYFLHVVKYDTHSDKAKQSIREKCTAYLDRAEKLKEYLKKKEKVPAARPVKDSQSDDKGSESDEGDDPEKKKFQNQLSGAIVMEKPNIKWNDVAGLEGAKEALKEAVILPIKFPHLFTGKRTPWRGILLFGPPGTGKSYLAKAVATEANNSVFFSISSSDLVSKWLGESEKLVKNLFSLARENKPSIIFIDEIDSLCGSRSENESEAARRIKTEFLVQMQGVGNNNEGVLVLGATNIPWTLDSAIRRRFEKRIYIPLPEEHARSFMFKLHLGSTPNSLRESDFVTLGQKTEGYSGADVSVIVRDALMQPVRKVQSATHFKRARGPSRTDPNIIVDDLLTPCSPGDPNAIEMSWMDVPGEKLMEPVVCMADMLRSLTNTKPTVNEQDLDKLKKFTEDFGQEG, encoded by the exons AAAGCCATTGATCTCGCTAGCAAGGCGGCTCAGGAGGATAAGGCTCAGAATTTCGAGGAGGCTCTGCGTCTGTACCAAGCAGCTGTTCAGTACTTCCTTCATGTGGTTAAAT ATGACACCCACAGTGATAAAGCGAAACAGAGCATCAGGGAGAAATGTACCGCGTACCTGGACAGAGCCGAGAAGCTGAAAGAATACctcaagaagaaagaaaaggttCCTGCTGCAAGGCCTGTCAAAGACTCACAGTCTGATGACAAAGG CAGTGAAAGTGATGAAGGCGATGACCCAGAGAAAAAGAAATTCCAGAATCAGCTCTCAG GTGCAATTGTTATGGAGAAACCAAATATCAAATGGAATGATGTGGCTGGCTTAGAAGGAGCCAAGGAGGCTCTGAAAGAGGCTGTCATCCTGCCAATCAAATTCCCCCATCTCTTTACAG GAAAGAGAACTCCATGGAGGGGGATCTTGCTCTTTGGGCCTCCTGGGACAGGAAAGTCGTACCTGGCCAAAGCTGTTGCAACAGAGGCAAACAACTCCGTCTTCTTCTCCATCTCCTCATCTGACCTTGTATCCAAATGGCTGGGCGAGAGCGAGAA GTTGGTGAAAAACCTTTTCAGTCTGGCAAGGGAGAACAAGCCATCCATTATCTTTATTGATGAAATTGACTCGCTCTGTGGTTCAAGAAGCGAGAATGAGAGCGAAGCTGCTCGCCGCATTAAGACTGAGTTTCTTGTTCAAATGCAGG GTGTGGGGAACAACAATGAAGGTGTGCTGGTCCTTGGAGCTACAAACATTCCATGGACTCTAGACTCAGCCATTAGGAGAAG ATTTGAGAAGAGGATCTATATCCCACTGCCCGAAGAACATGCTCGCTCCTTTATGTTCAAGCTTCACTTAGGCTCCACTCCCAACAGTCTCAGAGAGTCAGACTTTGTAACACTGGGCCAAAAGACGGAGGGATACTCTGGGGCTGACGTCAGCGTCATAGTCAGAGACGCTCTGATGCAACCTGTGAGAAAGGTTCAGTCCGCCACTCATTTCAAACGA GCACGGGGTCCATCCAGAACTGATCCCAACATCATTGTAGATGACCTGTTGACCCCCTGCTCACCTGGAGATCCTAACGCAATAGAAATGTCCTGGATGGATGTTCCTGGAGAGAAGCTGATGGAACCTGTAGTGTGTATG GCAGACATGCTGAGGTCTCTGACCAACACAAAGCCAACCGTCAACGAGCAGGACCTGGATAAGCTGAAAAAGTTCACAGAAGACTTTGGACAAGAGGGCTAG